A window from Opitutia bacterium ISCC 52 encodes these proteins:
- a CDS encoding PEP-CTERM sorting domain-containing protein — protein MFQAQMRTIGLSSFWNHDRIGILMKKVAFIYLLMCLVTSLNGQITFSFHDGVSILSSGSDLDTGGSSRTSLVGGVTLSAEAYLAGVSAGTVFNGASGGFGINASGTGDETQRFDNDNGIESMVFSFDVGGTFNTIDFEFIEDAAEAVLSFDGGNSYDIFAGSSTETTGGTTDFYTITETFIAGQEITLAVSGSAVSGENFSLQAFTITPSAIPEPSTYALIFGGLALGLVIWKRRRA, from the coding sequence ATGTTTCAGGCGCAGATGCGAACGATTGGGCTTTCGTCCTTCTGGAATCACGACAGGATTGGAATTCTGATGAAAAAAGTCGCTTTTATTTATCTCCTCATGTGTCTGGTCACATCACTCAATGGGCAGATTACTTTCAGTTTTCATGATGGCGTATCTATCTTAAGCTCGGGATCCGACCTCGACACAGGTGGAAGCTCGAGAACGTCTCTGGTAGGTGGAGTTACTTTATCAGCTGAAGCTTATCTTGCCGGAGTGAGTGCAGGAACTGTTTTTAACGGTGCTTCTGGCGGCTTCGGAATTAACGCAAGTGGGACTGGAGACGAAACGCAGCGATTTGATAACGATAATGGCATTGAGAGTATGGTTTTCAGTTTTGATGTAGGAGGTACTTTTAACACCATTGATTTTGAGTTTATTGAAGATGCTGCTGAGGCAGTTTTGTCTTTCGATGGAGGGAACTCCTATGACATCTTTGCTGGTAGCTCCACCGAGACGACGGGAGGTACTACTGATTTTTATACGATAACTGAAACGTTCATTGCTGGTCAGGAGATCACCTTAGCCGTTTCTGGTTCTGCGGTCTCTGGAGAAAACTTTTCATTGCAGGCCTTCACAATCACACCCTCCGCTATCCCTGAGCCTTCTACCTATGCTCTGATTTTCGGTGGCCTGGCGCTTGGATTAGTTATCTGGAAACGTCGTCGCGCTTGA
- a CDS encoding MBL fold metallo-hydrolase: MTYSTTGYLILALTLAFLTLTPTEAQLRGPGQSRSKIPNTGLHALLLGTGIPIPNPERAKAATLIIAGGKTFMVDTGPGSTARLTENGYQTVDYVLYTHFHLDHTADLDWMMFRRGGANPDQPQIVLGPKGTKDVVNKIVASVAIDEKYRIDHHGEHWSEQAMQCEVREFEPGVIFDEDGLKITMFNVDHEPIVPAVGYRFDYEGKSVVVSGDTKKSDSLIDAAQGCDLLIHEAMNVTILNRTLPMLIRNRPRTGAMVEDMMSHHTPTLEVAEVAKAVNAKKLVLTHLVPSIKPLEAQENNFVRGMAEIYSGPIVVGRDNMLFTVE, from the coding sequence ATGACATACTCAACAACGGGCTATCTCATACTCGCACTGACCCTTGCATTTCTTACTTTAACGCCGACCGAGGCTCAACTCCGGGGACCTGGGCAATCCAGATCGAAGATTCCCAACACTGGCCTTCACGCTCTGCTGCTGGGGACCGGCATCCCCATTCCTAATCCGGAACGCGCGAAGGCGGCAACGCTTATCATAGCAGGTGGCAAAACATTCATGGTGGATACAGGCCCCGGGAGCACCGCACGTCTGACGGAGAACGGCTATCAGACCGTGGATTATGTATTGTATACGCACTTCCACCTCGACCACACCGCTGATCTGGACTGGATGATGTTTCGACGTGGAGGGGCTAACCCCGATCAGCCGCAGATAGTTCTGGGACCCAAAGGCACGAAGGATGTCGTCAACAAGATCGTTGCATCCGTAGCTATTGATGAGAAGTACCGAATCGACCATCACGGGGAACACTGGTCGGAACAGGCCATGCAATGTGAGGTCCGGGAGTTTGAACCAGGGGTGATCTTTGATGAAGATGGCCTCAAAATAACGATGTTCAACGTCGACCATGAGCCGATTGTTCCGGCTGTCGGCTATCGCTTCGATTACGAGGGGAAATCCGTCGTCGTTTCTGGCGATACGAAGAAGTCAGACAGCTTGATCGATGCGGCGCAGGGATGTGACCTGTTGATACACGAAGCCATGAACGTTACGATATTGAATCGGACTTTACCTATGCTCATAAGAAACCGTCCACGAACCGGCGCTATGGTGGAAGACATGATGTCGCATCATACACCCACCCTGGAGGTCGCTGAAGTGGCCAAGGCGGTGAATGCGAAAAAGCTCGTCCTCACGCACCTCGTTCCTTCGATCAAGCCTCTGGAAGCACAGGAGAATAATTTTGTCCGTGGTATGGCCGAAATCTATTCTGGTCCGATTGTAGTCGGGCGCGACAATATGCTCTTCACTGTGGAATGA
- a CDS encoding sulfatase-like hydrolase/transferase — protein MFAKATPLVRCLAAFLVCSISFSGWAEERPLRQAQDKPNIILIMTDDMGFECLGVNGSVSYNTPNLDRMAQEGVRFTRCYSQPICSPSRVQIMTGIYNNRNYTKWGTLPQSETTFGHIMQEAGYATATAGKWQLSTEGVTASKAGFDETCMWAYGFDLEGFELKHPIGAKNNYYYNPKRPSERYYAIEDDRPHMTSRYWNPCVLRNGKLVKTSYVDYAPDICTDFLVDYIERKQAQPFFIYYPMILTHGPNVPTPDSEGIDQMSNAQKLKSNKVYFKDMVEYADKLVGRILDQLEALGLRDNTLILFTGDNGTQLGTRTETEDGMIIGGKGRTANAGTHVPLITSWRGSGVTGQACDDLVDFTDFLMTIIHAGGVPLPQHLSLDGRSFLPQIAGKSYRSDVYRTEKRDWVFCHWDKNPASPMANPKFPRARFARNERFKLYDNGRLYDLSTDPLEQRVLPDNPERQSVRNELQAVLDAMPMKPDFYTQGGVTREDNLADPQRSGSQ, from the coding sequence ATGTTCGCCAAAGCTACCCCATTAGTACGTTGCCTCGCGGCTTTTCTCGTGTGCTCGATTTCGTTTTCCGGTTGGGCCGAAGAAAGACCGCTTCGACAAGCTCAGGACAAGCCGAACATCATCCTCATCATGACCGATGACATGGGCTTCGAATGCCTCGGGGTCAATGGCAGCGTATCCTACAACACGCCCAACCTCGATCGCATGGCCCAGGAAGGGGTCCGCTTCACCCGCTGCTATTCTCAGCCGATCTGCTCCCCGTCCCGCGTTCAGATCATGACCGGGATCTACAACAACCGGAACTATACGAAATGGGGTACCCTGCCCCAATCGGAAACGACCTTCGGGCATATCATGCAGGAGGCCGGCTACGCCACCGCCACCGCCGGGAAATGGCAGCTCAGCACCGAAGGGGTCACGGCCTCCAAGGCAGGCTTTGACGAGACCTGCATGTGGGCCTATGGATTCGACCTGGAAGGCTTCGAGCTAAAGCATCCCATCGGAGCAAAGAACAATTACTACTACAACCCCAAGCGCCCATCGGAACGCTATTACGCCATCGAGGACGATCGGCCCCATATGACCTCGCGCTACTGGAACCCCTGCGTCCTGCGCAACGGGAAGCTGGTTAAAACGAGCTACGTGGATTATGCGCCGGACATCTGCACGGATTTTCTGGTCGACTACATCGAACGCAAACAAGCGCAGCCCTTCTTCATCTACTACCCGATGATCCTCACCCACGGACCCAATGTCCCGACCCCGGATTCCGAAGGGATCGACCAGATGAGCAATGCTCAGAAACTGAAAAGCAACAAGGTCTACTTCAAGGACATGGTGGAATATGCCGACAAGCTCGTCGGACGCATTCTCGACCAACTCGAAGCCCTGGGACTGCGCGACAACACCCTCATCCTCTTCACGGGCGACAATGGAACCCAGCTCGGCACCCGAACTGAAACCGAGGATGGAATGATTATCGGCGGCAAAGGCCGCACTGCCAACGCTGGAACCCACGTCCCCCTTATCACCAGCTGGCGGGGCAGCGGCGTCACGGGTCAAGCCTGCGACGACTTGGTGGACTTCACCGACTTCCTCATGACCATCATTCATGCAGGCGGTGTTCCCCTTCCCCAACACCTATCGCTGGACGGTCGCAGCTTCCTTCCTCAAATCGCCGGAAAGTCGTATCGGTCGGATGTATACAGAACTGAGAAACGCGACTGGGTATTCTGTCACTGGGACAAGAACCCCGCCAGCCCCATGGCCAACCCAAAATTCCCTCGAGCCAGATTCGCCCGCAACGAACGATTTAAGCTCTACGACAATGGCCGCCTGTACGACCTGTCCACCGACCCCCTCGAACAACGCGTCCTTCCCGATAATCCGGAGCGGCAGTCCGTTCGAAACGAGCTCCAAGCCGTCTTGGATGCCATGCCCATGAAACCCGATTTCTACACCCAGGGCGGCGTCACCCGTGAAGACAATCTGGCCGACCCCCAGAGGTCAGGGTCCCAGTGA
- a CDS encoding PEP-CTERM sorting domain-containing protein (PEP-CTERM proteins occur, often in large numbers, in the proteomes of bacteria that also encode an exosortase, a predicted intramembrane cysteine proteinase. The presence of a PEP-CTERM domain at a protein's C-terminus predicts cleavage within the sorting domain, followed by covalent anchoring to some some component of the (usually Gram-negative) cell surface. Many PEP-CTERM proteins exhibit an unusual sequence composition that includes large numbers of potential glycosylation sites. Expression of one such protein has been shown restore the ability of a bacterium to form floc, a type of biofilm.), translating to MFDGPLTGGTFDGQPRGVELFADSDIADLSIFGLGVSNIEPGKEGMDFAFDPISVSAGEFVYLSYESTNFNNFFGFNPDITNNTLRQVRGVFGVELYKNGSVIDVFGDITIQAANSDPWKFADSWAYRVDETGPDGTTFNVDNWILPGRNTLDDETSNATAEDPVPLGTFSPGEIARDQTGGVGVTPEPSTYGIIFSVFAVGLVVWRKRNRLKY from the coding sequence TTGTTTGACGGTCCTCTCACAGGAGGAACATTTGACGGCCAACCCAGAGGGGTTGAATTGTTTGCTGACAGTGATATCGCTGATCTGAGTATATTCGGATTAGGCGTGTCCAATATAGAGCCAGGTAAAGAAGGCATGGACTTCGCTTTTGATCCCATAAGCGTATCGGCAGGCGAGTTCGTTTATCTCTCCTATGAATCGACGAACTTTAATAACTTTTTCGGTTTCAACCCCGATATCACCAACAACACGTTGCGGCAGGTCAGGGGCGTGTTTGGAGTAGAGCTCTATAAAAATGGATCTGTGATTGATGTGTTTGGTGACATCACAATTCAGGCGGCCAATTCAGACCCGTGGAAATTTGCTGACTCATGGGCTTACCGAGTGGATGAAACTGGACCTGACGGCACTACTTTCAACGTAGACAATTGGATTCTGCCAGGAAGAAATACTTTGGACGACGAAACGTCGAATGCCACCGCAGAGGATCCTGTCCCACTTGGAACATTTTCTCCTGGTGAAATTGCTCGAGATCAGACCGGTGGCGTAGGAGTCACACCAGAGCCTTCCACCTACGGCATCATCTTCAGCGTATTTGCTGTTGGACTCGTCGTATGGCGGAAACGGAATCGCCTAAAGTATTAG
- a CDS encoding sodium-translocating pyrophosphatase yields the protein MNSAYFWPVPLAAIIALIFAWMFFKGMMKGDEGDPIMIKIAEHVRKGAMAYLSQQYKVVGIVFVVLTAVFAFLSFGLKVQNNWLPIAFITGGFFSGLAGYFGMKTATYASGRTAQAAKESLDAGLKISFRSGAVMGLSVVGLALLYISIWWLILNNFVEAASENQKLLIITTTMLTFGMGASLQALFARVGGGIYTKAADVGADLVGKVEAGIPEDDPRNPATIADNVGDNVGDVAGMGADLYESYSGSILAAAALGAAAYMTGEHASHQSAAVMAPMLIAAVGILLSIVGTYFVKTKPGATQKELLASLEKGINVSSILIIIASFGILKWLGLPNYIGIWGSIVVGLVTGIVIGKATAYCTSAEFKPTQNISANGQTGPATVIIAGLGVGFISTAIPVLAIMVGTTLAYFFAAGSLDISNISQGLYGIGIAAVGMLSTLGITLATDAYGPIVDNAGGNAEMAHLDPEVRKRTDALDSLGNTTAATGKGFAIGSAALTALALLASYYEAIRISIGQVLAKASSFEFPNGIVINSVEQLSQIDLIDLVNYYDVHLMNPKVIIGLLLGAMMAFVFCGLTMNAVGRAAASMVDEVRRQFKEIPGILEGENEPDYARCVEISTKGAQKEMLVPSLLVILVPVVFGILLGVPAVVGLLAGGLSAGFALAVFMANSGGAWDNAKKYIEEGNYGGKGSEAHKATVIGDTVGDPFKDTSGPSLNILIKLMSMVAIVMAGVTVAYSIF from the coding sequence ATGAATTCAGCCTATTTTTGGCCTGTTCCCTTAGCTGCAATTATTGCTCTCATTTTCGCCTGGATGTTCTTTAAGGGCATGATGAAGGGCGACGAAGGCGATCCTATCATGATCAAGATCGCGGAACACGTTCGAAAGGGCGCGATGGCGTATCTAAGTCAACAATACAAAGTAGTGGGGATCGTTTTCGTAGTGCTCACTGCGGTATTTGCATTTCTCTCATTTGGATTGAAAGTTCAGAACAACTGGTTGCCCATTGCATTCATAACGGGCGGTTTCTTCTCGGGTCTCGCTGGCTACTTCGGCATGAAGACCGCTACCTACGCATCAGGCCGAACGGCTCAAGCAGCCAAAGAATCATTAGACGCAGGTCTGAAAATTTCCTTCCGCAGTGGTGCAGTCATGGGACTCTCAGTGGTGGGACTGGCCTTACTTTATATTTCTATCTGGTGGTTGATATTAAACAATTTCGTAGAAGCCGCCTCCGAAAATCAGAAACTACTAATTATAACAACCACCATGCTGACCTTTGGTATGGGGGCATCATTGCAAGCATTGTTTGCCCGCGTAGGTGGAGGAATCTATACCAAAGCGGCCGACGTGGGAGCTGACCTCGTGGGAAAAGTGGAGGCTGGTATCCCTGAGGACGATCCCAGAAATCCAGCTACCATTGCGGACAACGTTGGAGACAATGTGGGCGACGTAGCAGGCATGGGAGCTGACCTCTACGAATCATATAGCGGTTCCATTCTCGCAGCAGCCGCACTTGGGGCAGCCGCATATATGACAGGCGAACATGCATCACATCAATCCGCCGCAGTGATGGCGCCTATGCTGATTGCAGCCGTAGGTATTTTGCTCTCCATTGTCGGAACTTACTTTGTTAAAACCAAACCGGGTGCGACCCAGAAAGAGCTGCTGGCTTCACTCGAAAAAGGCATCAATGTTTCGTCAATTCTGATAATCATCGCTTCTTTTGGTATCCTCAAGTGGCTGGGGCTTCCCAACTATATAGGGATCTGGGGATCGATTGTAGTCGGTCTTGTGACAGGCATTGTGATCGGCAAAGCAACGGCCTACTGCACGTCCGCAGAATTTAAACCCACCCAAAACATTTCAGCAAATGGGCAAACCGGACCTGCTACGGTTATCATAGCCGGACTGGGAGTCGGATTCATTTCCACCGCTATTCCTGTGCTAGCAATCATGGTTGGAACGACTCTCGCCTACTTCTTTGCAGCTGGCAGTTTAGATATTTCCAATATCAGCCAAGGACTTTATGGAATCGGAATCGCTGCAGTGGGTATGCTTTCTACACTCGGGATCACTCTAGCTACCGACGCCTATGGACCCATTGTGGACAATGCGGGCGGCAATGCAGAGATGGCACACTTGGATCCAGAAGTTCGCAAACGAACGGATGCTCTCGATTCCCTCGGGAATACAACAGCTGCAACCGGAAAAGGATTCGCAATAGGATCGGCCGCACTTACAGCTCTCGCACTTCTTGCTTCCTACTACGAAGCGATTCGCATTTCTATCGGCCAAGTCTTAGCAAAGGCCTCCAGTTTCGAATTCCCTAATGGTATCGTCATCAACTCGGTGGAACAGCTCAGCCAAATTGATTTGATTGACTTGGTGAACTACTACGACGTTCACCTGATGAATCCTAAAGTGATCATCGGACTACTGCTTGGTGCGATGATGGCATTTGTCTTTTGTGGACTTACCATGAATGCGGTTGGCCGTGCTGCGGCCTCCATGGTAGACGAAGTTAGACGACAGTTTAAAGAGATCCCCGGAATCCTAGAAGGTGAGAATGAACCCGACTACGCAAGATGCGTGGAGATCTCAACCAAAGGAGCCCAAAAAGAAATGCTCGTTCCATCCCTATTGGTAATTCTGGTTCCCGTAGTTTTTGGTATTCTGCTAGGCGTTCCTGCCGTGGTTGGTCTTTTAGCCGGCGGTCTCTCGGCCGGATTTGCATTAGCGGTGTTCATGGCCAACTCAGGTGGAGCCTGGGACAACGCCAAGAAATACATCGAGGAAGGCAATTACGGCGGCAAAGGTTCAGAGGCTCACAAAGCAACTGTCATCGGCGATACCGTTGGTGATCCGTTCAAAGACACTTCAGGACCAAGCTTAAACATTCTGATCAAGCTCATGTCGATGGTCGCCATCGTTATGGCCGGAGTCACGGTTGCCTACAGTATTTTCTAA
- the xylA gene encoding xylose isomerase, with product MSEEFFPNIPKIPYEGPESKNPLAFKHYLHNEVVGGKTMKDHMRFAAAYWHTMRNELSDPFGVGTSQKPWDDRSDSVENAQRRVGAFFEFLEKMGMDYYCFHDRDVAPEGATLAESNVSLEAVVGTLKEHQDRTGKKLLWGTACLFIHPRYMHGGGTSCSAEVFAYAAGQVKAAMDATHALGGEGYVFWGGREGYTTLLNTNMKRELDNLARLLHMAVDYAAQIGFKGQFFIEPKPKEPTTHQYDSDAAACLNFLREYGLMDHFQLNLETNHATLANHSMQHEMIVARNAGALGSVDANTGHPQLGWDTDQFPTDIYLTTEIMLELLRMGGFKEGGLNFDAKPRRESFETVDLFHSHIGGMDAFARGLKIANAIIEDGRLDEFVSKRYSSWDSGIGAKIESGEVGFSELSEYSLSNPEPSVESGRQEMLENLINEFI from the coding sequence ATGTCTGAAGAATTCTTTCCAAACATTCCCAAGATTCCATACGAAGGTCCGGAGTCTAAAAACCCATTGGCTTTCAAGCACTACCTCCACAATGAAGTCGTAGGGGGCAAGACCATGAAAGACCACATGCGCTTCGCCGCTGCTTACTGGCATACCATGCGTAATGAATTGTCAGATCCGTTCGGAGTCGGCACTTCCCAAAAACCATGGGATGACCGTAGTGATTCGGTGGAAAACGCCCAGCGCCGAGTCGGTGCCTTTTTCGAGTTCCTCGAAAAGATGGGTATGGACTACTACTGTTTTCATGACCGCGATGTTGCCCCTGAAGGTGCGACGCTTGCTGAATCCAACGTTAGTCTCGAAGCGGTTGTCGGTACGCTGAAAGAGCACCAGGATCGGACGGGCAAAAAGCTTCTGTGGGGTACCGCTTGTCTCTTTATTCACCCTCGCTACATGCATGGAGGAGGAACTTCCTGCAGCGCTGAGGTATTTGCTTATGCCGCAGGCCAAGTGAAGGCGGCTATGGATGCGACACATGCCCTTGGGGGTGAAGGCTATGTTTTCTGGGGAGGACGTGAAGGTTACACCACCTTGCTAAACACCAACATGAAGCGCGAGTTGGACAATCTGGCCCGCCTGCTTCACATGGCTGTCGATTATGCAGCCCAGATTGGATTCAAAGGTCAGTTCTTTATTGAGCCGAAACCCAAGGAGCCAACCACCCATCAATACGATTCTGATGCCGCAGCGTGTTTAAATTTCCTCCGCGAGTACGGCCTTATGGATCACTTCCAGCTGAATCTGGAAACGAACCATGCGACTTTAGCTAATCACTCCATGCAGCATGAAATGATCGTTGCGCGTAATGCAGGAGCCCTCGGTTCGGTGGATGCAAACACGGGTCACCCGCAACTCGGTTGGGATACGGATCAGTTTCCGACTGACATTTACCTGACCACCGAGATTATGCTCGAGCTCCTGCGTATGGGAGGCTTCAAAGAGGGTGGTTTGAATTTCGATGCCAAGCCGCGCCGCGAAAGCTTCGAAACGGTCGACCTCTTCCACTCCCATATTGGCGGGATGGATGCATTTGCCCGTGGATTGAAGATTGCCAACGCGATCATTGAAGATGGACGTCTCGACGAGTTTGTGTCCAAGCGCTATAGCTCTTGGGATTCCGGAATCGGTGCCAAGATCGAATCCGGTGAGGTTGGCTTCAGCGAGCTTTCCGAGTACAGCCTGTCGAATCCGGAACCGTCGGTGGAAAGTGGCCGTCAGGAGATGTTGGAGAATTTGATCAACGAGTTTATCTAA
- the xylB gene encoding xylulokinase has protein sequence MNYLIGIDVGTSSMKTLLIDESGAVVGSVTEFYPFETPKPLWSEQDPAHWWKAACVSIKRVLEETRVDAKDVAGVGLTGQMHGLVLLDKDNQVLRPCILWNDQRTAKQCADITAKVGAERVLELTGNPLLPGFTAPKIAWARENEPEIFAKAERFLLPKDYVRFLLSGEHFTDVSDASGTSLLNVGQRDWSDEMCEALEIDRSFLSEVTESTVASTRISVEAAAATGLLEGTPIAAGGGDQAAQAVGSGIVREGIVSATLGTSGVVFAHSDEYRVEPNGLLHAFCHAVPGKWHLMGVMLSAAGSFDWYKNTFGGEEDRLAEENGCNVFDLLTEQAAAAPAGSEGLLFLPYLSGERTPHPDPNARGTFFGMTLRHGKGHMTRSVLEGITYGMNDSLQLMRNLGLEISEVRASGGGAKSDFWLQMQADIYGSKVLTTNVTEGAAFGAAVLAGVASGVYDDLDSAASRIVKNTGEVNPGTDQSVYADFYPEYQALYPALKDRFASISQVVEKHL, from the coding sequence ATGAATTACCTCATTGGCATTGATGTTGGTACCTCCAGTATGAAGACCCTGCTCATTGATGAGTCAGGAGCTGTGGTTGGAAGCGTAACCGAATTTTATCCATTCGAAACACCGAAGCCTCTTTGGTCTGAACAGGACCCTGCTCATTGGTGGAAAGCTGCCTGTGTATCGATTAAGCGGGTACTTGAAGAGACTCGAGTGGATGCGAAGGATGTGGCTGGAGTGGGCCTCACAGGGCAAATGCACGGACTGGTTCTTCTAGATAAAGATAATCAAGTCCTTCGCCCGTGCATTCTTTGGAATGATCAGCGGACAGCCAAGCAATGTGCTGACATCACTGCGAAAGTGGGAGCTGAGCGCGTGCTGGAACTTACAGGGAATCCGCTCCTACCAGGATTCACCGCTCCAAAGATTGCCTGGGCGCGCGAGAATGAGCCTGAGATCTTCGCCAAGGCCGAACGATTTCTCCTCCCTAAAGACTACGTCCGCTTTTTGTTAAGTGGAGAGCATTTTACAGACGTTTCCGATGCCTCGGGCACATCCCTTCTCAATGTTGGCCAGCGTGATTGGTCCGATGAAATGTGCGAGGCGCTTGAAATCGATCGCTCCTTTTTGTCGGAAGTTACGGAGTCTACCGTGGCTTCCACGCGTATTTCTGTTGAAGCTGCGGCGGCTACTGGATTGCTGGAAGGAACGCCGATTGCGGCTGGAGGTGGAGATCAAGCAGCACAGGCAGTTGGGTCGGGCATTGTTCGCGAAGGGATTGTGTCTGCTACCTTGGGGACCTCAGGAGTCGTCTTTGCGCATTCTGATGAATACCGAGTTGAGCCGAACGGCTTGTTGCATGCTTTCTGCCATGCCGTTCCGGGAAAATGGCATTTGATGGGGGTCATGCTGTCTGCAGCAGGTAGTTTCGATTGGTATAAAAATACCTTTGGTGGAGAGGAAGACCGTTTAGCCGAAGAGAATGGATGCAACGTATTCGACCTTCTCACAGAGCAAGCAGCAGCGGCACCGGCTGGATCAGAAGGGCTGTTATTTTTACCCTATCTTTCAGGAGAGCGGACTCCTCACCCGGATCCGAATGCCCGAGGCACGTTCTTTGGGATGACGCTTCGTCATGGTAAGGGACATATGACCCGGTCTGTTCTTGAAGGCATCACTTACGGAATGAACGACTCTCTGCAGTTAATGCGAAACCTCGGTCTCGAGATTTCAGAAGTTCGCGCTTCTGGAGGTGGAGCGAAGAGCGACTTCTGGTTACAAATGCAGGCCGACATATACGGCTCCAAGGTGTTAACTACCAACGTGACCGAAGGCGCTGCTTTTGGAGCAGCCGTTTTGGCAGGGGTGGCTTCAGGTGTTTATGATGACCTCGACTCTGCTGCTAGTCGGATTGTAAAGAACACTGGTGAGGTAAATCCAGGAACTGATCAATCTGTCTATGCTGACTTTTATCCTGAGTACCAGGCACTCTATCCGGCACTCAAAGATCGCTTTGCCTCAATCAGCCAAGTGGTGGAGAAGCATCTGTAA
- a CDS encoding glycine hydroxymethyltransferase, with product MLQTSTTTPLAEYLEQAGSSANPAFISYLANLQQVAGVNSTIARNIVQELADQRNNLKLIASENFTSLATQATMGNLLTDKYAEGFPGSRFYAGCDNVDDLETEACQQACKLFGADHAYVQPHSGADANLIAFWAILQARVGVPSLEELGETNPAKLSREDWNKVRHAMGNQRMLGLDYYSGGHLTHGYRQNVSAQFFDSYGYAVSKETGLLDYDELEKQAVEVKPLILLAGYSAYPRKINFRRMREIADKVGAVLMVDMAHFAGLVAGGVFEGDYNPMPFADIATTTTHKTLRGPRGGVVFSKKEFSEFVDKGCPLVIGGPLPHVMAAKAVAFTEANTPEFKAYAQRIADNAKSMAQAMIDEGLTIPTDGTDNHLMLIDVTPFGLNGRQAESAVRECGITLNRNSLPFDPNGPWYTSGLRVGTPAITSLGMGEEEMKEIAAIFKLILSNTTPKTLIKGANAGKASKVKYDIADGVIEAAQQRVSALLGKFVLYPELDLEILKRYFG from the coding sequence ATGTTACAGACATCAACAACCACACCGCTTGCCGAGTATCTTGAGCAAGCTGGATCCAGTGCCAACCCAGCCTTTATAAGCTACCTGGCCAATCTTCAACAAGTTGCCGGAGTCAATTCGACCATCGCACGTAACATTGTCCAGGAGCTGGCAGATCAGCGAAACAATCTGAAGCTGATTGCCAGTGAGAACTTCACAAGCCTGGCTACGCAAGCCACCATGGGCAATTTGCTCACGGACAAATACGCGGAAGGCTTTCCCGGCTCGCGCTTTTACGCCGGTTGCGACAATGTCGACGACCTGGAAACCGAAGCCTGCCAGCAAGCCTGCAAACTTTTCGGAGCCGATCATGCCTACGTGCAGCCTCACTCAGGAGCCGATGCCAATCTGATTGCATTCTGGGCCATCCTTCAAGCACGCGTCGGAGTCCCCAGTCTGGAAGAGCTTGGCGAAACCAACCCTGCAAAACTTTCCCGTGAGGATTGGAACAAAGTCCGCCACGCCATGGGCAACCAGCGTATGCTCGGACTCGACTACTACTCCGGTGGTCACCTGACTCATGGCTATCGTCAAAATGTTTCCGCTCAATTCTTCGACAGCTACGGCTACGCGGTGAGTAAAGAAACCGGATTGCTCGACTACGATGAGCTTGAAAAACAAGCTGTGGAAGTAAAACCACTCATCCTGCTTGCGGGCTACAGCGCTTATCCAAGAAAAATCAATTTCCGCCGCATGCGCGAAATCGCCGATAAGGTGGGCGCGGTCCTGATGGTCGACATGGCTCACTTTGCCGGACTGGTTGCAGGAGGTGTCTTTGAAGGTGATTACAATCCGATGCCGTTTGCCGATATCGCAACCACCACCACTCACAAGACTCTACGTGGTCCTCGTGGCGGAGTGGTCTTCTCTAAGAAAGAGTTCTCAGAATTTGTAGATAAAGGCTGTCCACTGGTCATAGGTGGTCCCCTTCCTCACGTCATGGCAGCGAAGGCAGTAGCTTTCACTGAAGCCAATACGCCTGAGTTCAAAGCCTACGCACAACGCATTGCCGACAACGCCAAATCAATGGCTCAAGCCATGATCGATGAAGGACTGACCATCCCTACCGATGGCACCGACAACCACTTGATGCTGATCGACGTTACGCCGTTTGGGCTCAATGGCCGCCAAGCCGAAAGCGCCGTACGCGAGTGCGGAATTACTTTGAACCGCAATTCCCTGCCCTTCGATCCGAATGGTCCTTGGTACACCAGCGGACTACGTGTGGGAACTCCGGCCATCACCAGCCTCGGCATGGGTGAGGAAGAGATGAAAGAGATCGCAGCGATCTTTAAGCTCATTCTTTCCAACACCACTCCGAAGACCTTGATCAAGGGAGCCAATGCTGGAAAAGCCAGCAAGGTGAAATACGATATCGCAGACGGTGTAATTGAAGCGGCTCAACAACGGGTGTCGGCTCTATTAGGCAAGTTCGTGCTTTATCCGGAGCTGGATCTGGAGATTCTGAAACGGTATTTCGGGTAA